From the genome of Trichosurus vulpecula isolate mTriVul1 chromosome 6, mTriVul1.pri, whole genome shotgun sequence:
TCAGAAAACTGTCCATGGTACAACAGAAACTAAGTGTAGCCTCAGTTCTCAATGGATTTTTATCTTTTACTACATTGGGGCCAAGAAAAATTCTATTTGATAAGTATATATTGAGGCCCCATGTGCCCAACATTTTTCCTCTTAGCATTTGTCACTACAAAGCATCTTAACcctgggaaaggggaagagaaagaccaTAGTTCTTGACCTTCACAGATGTCTTTTTACAGCTCTTGATCTTGGCTGAGAGAGAATGTCACACCGGCAAGTCTTGGGCATGTAGTCACATGGCTTTTGGAGGTGACCTATTCAGTGatagacacaaacacatatacatccCACCAAAGACTTTTATTACGAGAACAATCCTGGCTTTTGCCTGGGTTCACAGCCTCTACAAGAATGGCTTATTTCCATGTTTGAAAGATAGTTTCTGCTGTAGATCAGAAACAGTATCTTTGCCCCAAAGATAGTCATGGGGTAATGTAGAAATAAGTGCCATTTACTTTGACAAATAAGAAGATACTCTAGAGAATTCCCAGAATTCTAGATCATGGTGGTCCCTAAAGAGCAGCTAAGCAATACCCGAGGCTGAATTCCCTCACTAAAAGCATAGATTAGAGCCTGAAGGAAAACTGCAAACTGTTTTCTCTAGTTCACAAGCAAACAGCATCCTTCGACTCAGTTCCCCAGAAAGCAAAGGCCCTTTTAGGCCCTAGGGTGAGGGGCCCTCACGTTTAACATTGTTCAGAGGGAAAGCTGCGCCAAAAAGATTTAGGAGTGGCTCTGTCTAAACCAAGCACAGGGGATTGCAAATAGCAGGCTAGCCTACCCTTAATTCCAGGTAGGGGTATGAGATGCCTCTGTGTAAAAAGCCCCAAGAACTGTAGCCTACTGCAGCTTGGTGAGCAGCAGAAGTGGTCTTAGAGACAGGATTCCTTGGAACAATGGGTTAGGAGGCCTTTCAAGCCAgggtgaggaagagaaggaagtgacCTGGGGAAAAGGAGGGCATAGTAGTTGTCTACGCCTCTCTGCAGGACCTTAGGCCAATACAAATTGCAGGTTGGTGAGCAACACCTTGATGCCACTGGTGACTGTTAGAGCTGAGGTGGCAGGGTCAAGCTTGTAAGTATTGGCATCCCCCTTTTTGTAATGGTCCCGGAATACATAAATACTGCCGTTGCAACTGGCAATCTTCCAGAGGGAGGGAGCTGAACTCCAGGCTTCTGGAAGGCAAAGGCGGGTAAAGCTATCCAGCAGCGGGTTGTAGCACACTAGGGAGTCCCCTTCTGCCACGATGAACACCAGGTCCTTGTGTACAGCAGCATGCATGTGACCTGCAAAGGGTAGCACGTAGGGCTTCACGTGGCATTTCTCCGTCTCCGTATCAAAGCACTGAATAAGCCGAGAAGGTTTTGTGAAGAAATCCAGGTCATTCTCCTCACCTCCTAGCAAATAGATGATCCCGTTGAGATTGGCGCCAGCAGCCCCTGATACGGCCACCTCCAACTGGCTGGTCTCCGTCCAGACGTTGTCCCCCACTCGATAGTAGATAACAGCATTGGAAAGGGTATCTTGCAGGGTCTTGCCACCTAAAGAGTAGATGGCATCTTTTCCGGGCACAGAGACCAGGGTGTGCTGGAGCCGGTCACGTGGCAAGGGAGCGCACCACTCCCAGTCAACCGTTGCGTTGTTGCATTTCCACATGCGTCGGGGAATCGACCCACCTACCACATACAGGTCACCGCCATGCTTGCAGGCCGCTGTGATCTGGTGGCACAAGCTGTTCTGGCCACTTACACTGATAGAGTCATCCCCAGCACAACGTAGGGAGACAGCCAGGGAATGAGTGCGAGATGATTCCTTCCCAATTAGGTAAATGTGTACATTCTCTCCAATTTCCTGTTTGCACAAAACACAGACAGTCACTCCTAGGTTCCAGCTGAGGAAAGCCTGATCCCAGAGAGCTCCCCTTCCCACTGCTGTCTTGCTCCAACTCACCCCCATCTGTTGACTGTGGGAGCCTCAGCCTGACTCTCCTCCTATCACTGTCTTTCCAGGACTTTTTATGCTAGAGGAAGAGAGTTAATTGCACTCAGATCTCCAGCTGTTTTACTGTGGTTGTGAGTTAACTGTAGGGTCTATGCTTGTGCCAAAGGTTTCCTAAGTTTGCTAATGATAAAGTCAAAGTGGAAAGACCACATTTCGAGAGTAGCTGCATGGATGAACAAGTCCTAGCCGCAAAAAGGGAATAAGACCAGAGTTCCATTGCTTTTTATCCACCTGGGCCAATAAACACATTCTCCTGTGCAATCTCCCACTACAATCCTGTAAAGCCAGGCTTTCCTTGTCCTTCTTGCCTACACTAGGGAGGCCAGAGTGACTGCAGTATTTGGGGATTATTATAGTAGGTCTCTTAGAAATTTCATACCTTTAAACTGGACCTGAGTGATTCTGAAAAACTCTCTCGCTCTTCTTTGTTGAAGTTGACCCAGGTTTCTATTGCATCTGATGGGTTCTGGGAACGTGGGACTCCATCTGGGGTAGAgggtggagaagaaaaaagaggcttGCACAATCATTCCAGAAGTTACAGCCAGAAGTGTCAGTGATAGAAACCACATTTACCTTTttcttaggagaaaaaaaatccagcctaAAATTAATCTACCTTGTGTTTTGAAAGTGGGTTTTCATCTCCTAGTCTTCCACCTAACATTCTCACTTATAATCATGAATGTGCGGAGCAAGGGTTCTGTTTTTAACTCCAAGAACCCGTGTGTTCACCCAAAGCcaactcatttaaaaatttttaatttcgGCAGTTTGATAATTTATCCTAAACATTTGAAGACTGTCAGATTCCTAGGGAAAGATTTGTTTTCCCAGCCGCACCAATCACTGGGTCCCCAATTTGGAGCCGCAGCCACACACCGGGCAAGTTCAGAGATAAGGATAAGGAGGAAACTTTAGGTATGGGGTCTCCTGGCCGTGCCCCCTCCCCAGCTCGAAGCGGCGCTCCCGCCTCCCCGAGCTCACCTTTGATGATGTCAGTGAGCAAGTGATGGGGCAGATGAAGGAACTCCTCGGTGTCCTGCAGCTGCGCCAGGTGGATCTTGGCGCAGTGCTTGGCCGCGGCGTAGAGCTCCGCGTCGCTGTGCCGGTCGGCCAGCCACATCACCTGCAGGCAGTTTCCCACCTGCACGGTGCGGGCCAGGAAGCGGGAGCACTCCTCGAAGAGCGAGGTGAGCTGGTACATGTCGGAGACCTCGTAGATCTCCTGCAGCTCGTCCGCGCGCAGCTTCACCGTGCCGTGGTAGATGTAGTCCACCAGCAGCTGGAACACCGACTCGCTCACGTCCTGCAGCACGATCACGCGGTTGTGGGCCTCGCGCAGGTTCGACGTGAACATGGACCTGAAGAAGCAGCTCTGGGCCGACAGGACGAGCCTGTGCAGCTGGAATTCGCGGCCTTCCACCGAGATGGTGACGTCGGCGAAGAGCTCTTCCTCCAGGCACAGCTTCATGATGCCCTGGGCCACGCGGCCCGAGTGGGAGCGGTCCTTGAACGTGTAGTTCACAAAGTAGTTCTCCTCCGTCGAGGCCCCGGGCTCCTCGGGCGACTCCATCGCGGCGGGTTGCTCTCACCTCGGCCCGTCTGCAAAGCAAAGGCACGGGGCCGGGCGGCCCGAACGCGCCGGGTTAAAGGGAGCGGGGCCACGGGCGGGGGCGGGGCGCTCAAGTGGGAGCCTTTAAGCGCCTCGCGGGCCCTGGGCCGCCCCCGGCCCGGCCCCCTCCCATCTGTCATCGCGGCTCCCCCGGGCACGCCGACCTCCGGCTCTCCCCGCTTCCCCCGGCGGGGAGCCCAAAGCCGGAACGTGACACCTCCCCTGGGCCGCCGAGCCGGAGATGGGGGGCCGCGCCGgcatccccctccctccccccgctGCTCCCCCTCGCCCTCACTTGCTCACCTGCGCCTCCCGCTCGCATCCCGTACCCCGGAACCTCTGGCTCGGCGCCCGCGTCCCTCCGGATCCGGCGCCCGCCGCGCCCTTCCGCTTCCGGTCCGTGCCCTTGGAGGTCCGTGTCCTGTCTTGTCCCCTCCGCTAGTTCTTGAGCTCGGCGTCCTGGGGACAtgatggcggcggcggcggccggggGCCTGCTGCGGGGGCTCGTGGGGGCGGCCGGGGCCCGGGCGCGGGGTGAGTCGGGGGCGCGGGCCGGGCCAGGGGCGGGGGGCTCCCGGGGTCCTGTGGGGCCTCGCTGAGACCGCGTCTGTGCTTGCAGGGGCGGCTCGCGCCGGGGCCCTGGTGCCCGTGCGGAGGGAGAGCGGCCCAGGAGCTCGCGACGAGGCTGGGGCGGCAGCGGCCCGAAGTCAGCAGCGTGAGTAGCGCTCCTGTCCCgcgagggaaactgaggcagggggaggggaggaagcgcCGGGTCACGGACCAGATGTCCCGCCAGAGGAGGTGTCTGGGCTTCGGAGGGGCGGTGTCGGGGCCGGGCGCCGCCTTCCACCGGCTGCCCGCCCGGGACAGCCCCCGGAGCAGCTCCAAAGGCATCTGCAGCACGGCCTGGCCTCGGGACCCCGGGCCGGTCACCTCGCCCCCGGCCACCGCGGCATTCCCTTCCCTGAAAGGGGCATTAGACCATTACTGCTTTGTCCCAGGGTTCCGAGAAAACCGAGTGACACCAGATCCGTCGCCGTCTCCGCGAGTGCTACTTACCGTTATTAGGGCTGGTCCCGCAGAGGAGGGAGTGTTGAATGtgcagggttcaaatcctttctccacCACTTACCATCCACGTGACCTGTGGcagagtcatttaacctctccgggactcagtttccttatctgtttaaAAAATTAGGTGGTTTGaactgttgttgagttgtgtctgacagagtgtggggttttcttggcagagttactggagtgctttgccatttccttctccagtgtgtctgcatcttacagatgtggaatTGTGACATCTGCCTCCATTAACTTAAAAATTAATCTCaaaaataagggttaagtgacttgcccacagtctcgCAGttattaggtgtctgaggctggatttgaactcagatcatcctgactctaggccaggtgcTGCTGTGCCTTGAACTGGTGACATCTATAGAACCTTTATTtccctaaatctgtgattctatccttagcccagtgcctgccaCCTTGTAAGCATTAAGTAGACCTAAAAGAAGCCTTTGGATGCCACGTAGTCCTAGTCCTTTCCTACTGACAGTGAAGAGCTGTGGCCCCACAACTGACTATTCAGAGTGTCtggcttgaacccaagtcttgcaCTTTACAGTTCATGGCTTTTGTGATGCCCCATCATAGGGCCTTGAGGAGGTTAGCTCTCAATTCATTTACCAGAGCTGTGGGAGTTATGAAGAGAAGACATTCAGCTGTGCTaatcaagaaaggtttcttgaAAGAGAAGAAGGCTTTTAGTTAACAAGAGTTTGTTGTGGAAGGACCACTGAATTTTAAATCAGAGGACCCACCTGGGATTTAACTATCTgggtcaccttggacaagtcattttatttccttgGTCTCAACCTCATGTCTCAGCCTAAATCCTATGAAACTTTTCATTGAATTGCTTGCAAACCTAAGCATTCCCACTGTGTTTGTTTCACCATAATGCCTTCTGGGATGCAGtatggttttcctgactccaacttgACACACGTCTTGAAACTTTCAGGGTtccttggagccaagaaggctCCAAGtaaggccttaaatgccaaagcCACCATATGTCCTTCCTTCTCTGCACCAATTCGCTTTCCATTTGCCTCCTGTAAAAATGgggtttctttttgcttttcagcCACAGTTAGACAGTGGGATGAAGTGACCCATAAGCAACTCTCTGTTTTTGGAGAATATGTGGCTGAGATCCTACCCAAATACGTCCAGCAAGTTCAGGTATGACTACTAGCCAGAGATGATTTTCATGGCCAGTAGA
Proteins encoded in this window:
- the KBTBD4 gene encoding kelch repeat and BTB domain-containing protein 4 is translated as MESPEEPGASTEENYFVNYTFKDRSHSGRVAQGIMKLCLEEELFADVTISVEGREFQLHRLVLSAQSCFFRSMFTSNLREAHNRVIVLQDVSESVFQLLVDYIYHGTVKLRADELQEIYEVSDMYQLTSLFEECSRFLARTVQVGNCLQVMWLADRHSDAELYAAAKHCAKIHLAQLQDTEEFLHLPHHLLTDIIKDGVPRSQNPSDAIETWVNFNKEERESFSESLRSSLKEIGENVHIYLIGKESSRTHSLAVSLRCAGDDSISVSGQNSLCHQITAACKHGGDLYVVGGSIPRRMWKCNNATVDWEWCAPLPRDRLQHTLVSVPGKDAIYSLGGKTLQDTLSNAVIYYRVGDNVWTETSQLEVAVSGAAGANLNGIIYLLGGEENDLDFFTKPSRLIQCFDTETEKCHVKPYVLPFAGHMHAAVHKDLVFIVAEGDSLVCYNPLLDSFTRLCLPEAWSSAPSLWKIASCNGSIYVFRDHYKKGDANTYKLDPATSALTVTSGIKVLLTNLQFVLA